A window of Thermosynechococcus sp. NK55a contains these coding sequences:
- a CDS encoding aspartate aminotransferase has translation MGLEWIQPADRLGALPPYVFARLDELKLKARQQGLDLIDLGMGNPDGSAPRPVIEAAIAAFEEPSYHGYPPFEGTAVFRQAITRWYQRRYNVSLDPEGEALPLLGSKEGLTHLALAYVNPGDVVLVPSPAYPAHFRGPAIAGANIYPLILKREKGWLIDLSEIPSDIARQAKVLYFNYPSNPTAAIAPRSFFEAVVAFAREYQILLVHDLCYAELAFDGYQPTSLLEIPGAKEIGVEFHTLSKTYNMAGWRVGFVVGNRHIIQGLRTLKTNLDYGVFSVLQKAAEVALSLPDSYIASVCDRYRQRRDFLIQGLNELGWQLTPTQATMYLWVPVPLGMSSTDFALKLLQETGIVVTPGNAFGEGGEGYVRISLIADRDRLGEALKRMAQANIRFDSLSH, from the coding sequence ATGGGATTAGAGTGGATTCAGCCGGCCGATCGCCTTGGGGCATTGCCGCCCTATGTTTTTGCTCGGCTTGATGAACTAAAGTTGAAGGCTCGGCAGCAGGGACTCGACCTCATTGACTTGGGCATGGGTAATCCGGATGGCTCAGCACCGCGGCCAGTGATTGAAGCGGCTATTGCTGCCTTTGAGGAACCCAGCTACCACGGTTATCCCCCCTTTGAAGGCACAGCGGTTTTCCGTCAGGCCATTACTCGCTGGTATCAGCGCCGCTACAATGTTTCCCTTGATCCCGAGGGTGAGGCCTTACCCCTTTTGGGATCAAAAGAGGGACTGACACACCTGGCCCTTGCCTACGTGAATCCAGGGGATGTCGTCCTCGTTCCTAGCCCGGCCTATCCTGCCCATTTTCGGGGGCCGGCGATCGCCGGTGCCAACATTTATCCCCTCATTCTCAAACGGGAAAAGGGTTGGCTCATTGATCTGAGTGAGATTCCCAGTGACATTGCCCGCCAAGCCAAGGTTTTGTACTTCAACTATCCCAGCAACCCCACGGCGGCGATCGCCCCCCGCTCTTTTTTTGAAGCAGTGGTTGCCTTTGCCCGCGAATACCAAATCCTTTTAGTACATGACCTTTGCTACGCCGAACTGGCCTTTGATGGCTATCAACCCACCAGCTTACTTGAAATCCCCGGTGCCAAGGAAATCGGTGTTGAGTTCCATACCCTCTCAAAAACCTATAACATGGCGGGCTGGCGGGTTGGGTTTGTCGTGGGCAACCGCCACATTATTCAGGGCTTGCGTACCCTGAAAACCAACTTGGACTATGGGGTTTTTTCAGTTTTACAGAAAGCTGCAGAGGTGGCCCTGAGCCTGCCCGATAGCTACATTGCCTCTGTGTGCGATCGCTATCGCCAGCGGCGGGATTTTCTGATTCAAGGCTTGAATGAACTGGGCTGGCAACTCACCCCAACCCAAGCAACCATGTATCTCTGGGTGCCCGTCCCCCTGGGCATGAGTTCAACAGATTTTGCCCTCAAGCTGCTTCAGGAAACGGGTATTGTTGTGACCCCCGGCAATGCCTTTGGCGAAGGCGGTGAAGGATACGTGCGGATCAGTCTCATTGCCGATCGCGATCGCCTAGGTGAAGCCCTTAAACGCATGGCTCAAGCGAATATCCGCTTCGATAGCTTAAGTCACTAA
- a CDS encoding iron-containing alcohol dehydrogenase family protein — protein MTAAFSSLCIAPTHIYRGWSIFSQAGEAIAQLGHHPLLVVSPQRYQQLEQEWQAIAHSHDLTFTVGTFHGECSESTLAQLRQEAQGSDLIIGIGGGKALDTAKLLGHQLHLPVVTIPTSAATCAAWTALSNVYTEAGAFAYDVALHRCPDLLLLDYALIQTAPKRTLLAGIGDALAKWYEASVSSGHRQETLIVAAVQQARVLRDILLQRSAEALNNLGSPAWENLVDASVLMAGMIGGLGGAQCRTVAAHAIHNGLTQLPQSQGTLHGEKVAYGILVQLRLEEIVQGSQLATSARHQLCQFYEQVGLPLSLEDLGFREASLAQLQHAATVACAPHSDIHYLPFPVTPDLVLEAMVSTVVGYSAKVLDGSAR, from the coding sequence GTGACTGCTGCTTTTTCATCCCTTTGCATCGCGCCTACCCACATCTATCGCGGTTGGTCAATTTTCTCCCAAGCAGGGGAAGCCATTGCGCAATTGGGGCATCATCCCCTTTTAGTGGTTTCACCGCAGCGGTATCAGCAGCTTGAGCAGGAGTGGCAGGCGATCGCCCACTCCCATGATCTTACTTTCACCGTAGGAACATTCCATGGTGAGTGCAGCGAGTCTACCCTTGCCCAACTCCGCCAAGAGGCCCAAGGCAGCGATCTGATCATCGGCATTGGCGGTGGCAAAGCGCTGGATACCGCTAAGCTCTTGGGGCACCAACTTCACTTGCCCGTGGTGACCATCCCCACGTCGGCAGCCACCTGCGCCGCTTGGACAGCCCTTTCCAATGTTTATACAGAGGCCGGTGCTTTTGCCTATGATGTGGCACTCCACCGTTGCCCAGATCTGCTACTGTTGGACTACGCCCTGATTCAAACAGCTCCGAAGCGAACCCTGCTTGCCGGCATTGGTGATGCCCTTGCCAAGTGGTATGAGGCTTCGGTCAGTAGTGGCCACCGCCAAGAAACCCTGATTGTCGCTGCTGTACAGCAAGCTCGTGTATTGCGCGATATTCTCCTACAGCGGTCTGCCGAAGCCTTGAACAATCTGGGCAGTCCCGCTTGGGAAAATCTGGTTGATGCCAGTGTCCTGATGGCAGGAATGATCGGTGGATTGGGGGGTGCCCAATGCCGCACAGTAGCAGCCCATGCGATCCACAACGGTTTGACCCAACTGCCCCAAAGTCAGGGCACCCTCCACGGTGAAAAAGTGGCCTACGGTATTCTTGTCCAACTACGCTTGGAAGAGATTGTCCAAGGCAGTCAACTGGCCACAAGTGCTCGCCATCAACTTTGCCAGTTTTATGAACAGGTGGGTCTGCCCCTGAGTTTAGAGGATTTGGGCTTCCGAGAGGCCAGCTTGGCGCAACTCCAGCACGCCGCTACGGTTGCCTGTGCGCCCCATTCCGATATTCACTATCTGCCGTTTCCCGTGACGCCTGATCTAGTGCTAGAAGCAATGGTGTCCACCGTGGTCGGCTACAGCGCCAAAGTCTTGGATGGGAGTGCCCGCTAG
- the psbM gene encoding photosystem II reaction center protein PsbM → MEVNQLGLIATALFVLVPSVFLIILYVQTESQQKSS, encoded by the coding sequence ATGGAAGTCAACCAACTCGGCTTGATTGCAACTGCCCTGTTTGTACTGGTGCCAAGCGTGTTTTTGATTATTTTGTACGTGCAAACGGAAAGTCAGCAGAAAAGTAGTTAA
- a CDS encoding FAD-binding oxidoreductase translates to MTALPANATVTIVGAGVVGAAIAYELSCVLDSAETPILVLEAQGEEDWQATGAALGVLIVHLSRRRRGRNFQLRQASLARYETLIPELEAQTGIKIPYQRQGIVEICTTEAAAMAAQAWLQEQTPQGVQWLSPAEVQDQCPLLDLHHIHGALWATGDRQVTPKPLTQALRQAARQRGVKFFYQTPVRHLQPSRGWILELDQTSLETEYLILAAGLGTTPLTEALDRPVTLEPVLGQALEFACQIDANTPVMTAEGIHFVPLPWGRVWVGATVEFNTLVGNPQTLDQLHGRASELWPVLQTAPITQQWQGVRPRPSDRPAPIIEKMDDRTWLATGHYRNGILLAPVTAQKIAESVITTLAEGNAPRGTQH, encoded by the coding sequence GTGACGGCACTGCCAGCAAATGCAACGGTGACGATTGTGGGCGCCGGGGTGGTGGGCGCGGCGATCGCCTACGAACTGAGTTGTGTTCTTGATTCAGCGGAAACCCCGATTCTGGTCCTTGAAGCGCAGGGGGAGGAAGATTGGCAAGCAACAGGTGCCGCCCTAGGGGTTCTCATCGTCCATCTCAGTCGGCGGCGGCGCGGACGCAACTTTCAGCTGCGCCAGGCCAGTTTAGCACGCTACGAAACCCTGATTCCAGAACTGGAGGCGCAAACTGGGATCAAGATTCCCTACCAGCGCCAAGGCATTGTTGAAATTTGTACCACAGAAGCGGCGGCAATGGCCGCCCAAGCATGGTTGCAGGAACAGACGCCCCAGGGTGTGCAGTGGCTTTCTCCCGCCGAAGTTCAAGATCAATGTCCCCTTCTTGATCTTCACCATATTCACGGGGCCCTTTGGGCAACGGGCGATCGCCAAGTTACCCCTAAACCCTTGACTCAAGCCCTGCGCCAAGCCGCGCGTCAACGGGGGGTAAAGTTCTTCTATCAAACCCCGGTCCGACATCTCCAACCATCGCGGGGGTGGATTCTGGAATTGGATCAAACTTCGCTGGAGACTGAATACCTCATCTTGGCGGCGGGTCTGGGGACAACGCCCCTCACCGAAGCCCTGGATCGCCCTGTTACTCTGGAACCGGTTTTAGGACAAGCCCTAGAGTTTGCCTGTCAGATTGATGCGAACACACCAGTGATGACCGCTGAAGGGATTCATTTTGTCCCTTTGCCTTGGGGGCGAGTGTGGGTAGGTGCCACTGTGGAGTTCAACACTTTAGTTGGGAATCCACAAACCCTTGATCAACTCCATGGACGAGCCAGCGAGCTTTGGCCAGTTTTGCAAACAGCTCCTATAACACAACAGTGGCAGGGAGTGCGACCGCGTCCGAGCGATCGCCCGGCACCAATCATCGAAAAAATGGATGACCGCACTTGGCTCGCCACTGGTCATTACCGCAACGGTATTTTACTGGCTCCCGTAACCGCCCAAAAAATTGCCGAATCCGTGATCACCACCTTGGCTGAGGGCAATGCCCCAAGGGGCACACAGCATTGA
- the tmk gene encoding dTMP kinase, whose protein sequence is MHSATHPYAGLFIVLEGGEGAGKTTQMGAIATWLEESGWLAKLRSSHVDPPLLLTREPGGTPLGQGLRQLLLHSDLEIDPLAELLLYAADRAQHVATGIRPQLQRGGIVLCDRYTASTVAYQGYGRGLDLQIIEHINQIATGGLGADLVLWLDLPVGVGLARTQQRGIADRLEQNAVVFHERVRQGFMALAQQGSDRWQRIDADQPLDQVSKAIQDCLAAHLHRWFETLKKRLTGGDRALP, encoded by the coding sequence ATGCATTCTGCTACCCATCCCTATGCGGGTTTATTTATTGTCCTAGAGGGGGGAGAGGGCGCCGGCAAAACCACTCAAATGGGGGCGATCGCCACGTGGTTAGAGGAAAGTGGCTGGCTGGCAAAACTACGATCCTCCCATGTTGATCCACCCTTACTCCTCACCCGTGAACCGGGAGGGACCCCCCTGGGCCAAGGTCTACGGCAATTGCTGCTCCATAGTGATTTAGAGATTGACCCCCTAGCGGAGCTGCTCCTCTATGCCGCCGATCGCGCCCAACATGTGGCCACTGGCATTCGTCCGCAACTGCAACGGGGGGGCATTGTCCTGTGCGATCGCTATACGGCTTCTACCGTTGCCTACCAAGGCTATGGGCGAGGGCTGGACTTGCAGATCATTGAGCACATCAACCAGATTGCTACGGGGGGTCTAGGAGCGGATTTAGTTCTCTGGTTAGATCTTCCCGTCGGTGTTGGTCTTGCCCGTACCCAACAGCGGGGCATAGCGGATCGCCTCGAGCAGAATGCGGTGGTCTTTCATGAGCGGGTTCGTCAGGGATTTATGGCCTTAGCTCAGCAAGGGAGCGATCGCTGGCAGCGGATTGATGCCGACCAACCCCTAGATCAGGTGAGTAAAGCTATTCAAGATTGCCTAGCAGCACATCTGCACCGCTGGTTTGAGACCTTGAAGAAGCGCCTGACTGGGGGCGATCGGGCCTTGCCATAG